The Acidimicrobiales bacterium genome window below encodes:
- a CDS encoding ATP-dependent Clp protease proteolytic subunit has protein sequence MAVMDPSQDVFNRLLRNRIIFLGTDVNDNVANLITAQLLYLESEDADRDIWLYVNSPGGSVTAGMAIYDTMQFVSPDIGTICMGLAASMGQFLLCAGAKGKRFALPHARIMMHQPSGGIQGQASDIAIQAEQLIYIKRLMAERIAYHTGQDVDQVEADSDRDRWFTAEQAKDYGIIDRVIVRRGQMDRVTAA, from the coding sequence ATGGCGGTCATGGACCCGAGCCAGGACGTCTTCAACCGCCTCCTGCGGAACCGCATCATCTTCCTCGGCACCGACGTCAACGACAACGTCGCCAACCTCATCACCGCCCAGCTCCTGTACCTGGAGAGCGAGGACGCGGACCGGGACATCTGGCTCTACGTCAACTCGCCGGGCGGGTCGGTCACCGCCGGCATGGCGATCTACGACACGATGCAGTTCGTCAGCCCGGACATCGGCACGATCTGCATGGGCCTCGCCGCCTCGATGGGCCAGTTCCTGCTGTGCGCCGGGGCCAAGGGCAAGCGCTTCGCCCTCCCGCACGCCCGGATCATGATGCACCAGCCCTCCGGCGGCATCCAGGGCCAGGCGTCGGACATCGCCATCCAGGCCGAGCAGCTCATCTACATCAAGCGGCTGATGGCCGAGCGGATCGCCTACCACACCGGCCAGGACGTCGACCAGGTCGAGGCCGACTCCGACCGGGACCGCTGGTTCACCGCCGAGCAGGCCAAGGACTACGGGATCATCGACCGCGTCATCGTCCGTCGCGGCCAGATGGACCGGGTCACCGCCGCCTGA
- a CDS encoding NTP transferase domain-containing protein, whose amino-acid sequence MGDGRRAVGVVLAGGAGTRMGSRVPKPLVLLHGRPLVGHVVAALGQVVDEVVVVTGADGAWSGWRGPGGTRLVTQAAPTGNGDALRLGLAAVADAATDVVVALADTPLLRAATFSAVLAASRPSALAVLTAARPGPGAYGPVVRDGAGRVVGFAEPNGDDGEVNASVYAAAHDVLAALVGDLPPGRAGGECLVTGVVPAAHRAGVEVADVRCDPAGDALGVNTPGELAVAAAALRRRASVGGTPCASPARRP is encoded by the coding sequence GTGGGCGACGGCCGGCGGGCGGTCGGCGTCGTGCTGGCCGGTGGCGCGGGCACGAGGATGGGCTCGAGGGTCCCGAAGCCGCTGGTCCTCCTGCACGGCCGGCCGCTCGTCGGCCACGTCGTCGCCGCGCTCGGCCAGGTGGTGGACGAGGTGGTCGTGGTGACCGGCGCCGACGGCGCCTGGTCGGGCTGGCGGGGGCCGGGCGGCACCCGGCTCGTGACCCAGGCGGCCCCGACGGGCAACGGCGACGCCCTCCGCCTCGGCCTGGCCGCGGTGGCCGACGCCGCCACCGACGTGGTCGTCGCCCTGGCCGACACGCCGCTGCTGCGGGCGGCGACGTTCTCGGCGGTGCTCGCCGCGTCCCGGCCGTCGGCGCTGGCCGTGCTGACCGCCGCCCGCCCGGGCCCTGGCGCCTACGGGCCGGTCGTGCGGGACGGCGCCGGCCGCGTGGTCGGGTTCGCCGAGCCGAACGGCGACGACGGGGAGGTCAACGCGTCCGTGTACGCGGCGGCCCACGACGTGCTGGCCGCGCTGGTCGGCGACCTTCCGCCCGGGCGGGCGGGCGGCGAGTGCCTCGTCACCGGCGTGGTCCCCGCCGCCCACCGGGCCGGCGTCGAGGTCGCGGACGTCCGCTGCGACCCGGCCGGCGACGCCCTCGGCGTGAACACGCCGGGCGAGCTGGCCGTCGCCGCGGCCGCCCTCAGGCGGCGGGCGTCTGTTGGTGGAACGCCATGCGCCAGCCCTGCTCGCCGTCCCTGA
- a CDS encoding restriction endonuclease, translated as MAGADTSWSAFEQHVASLYRETGADAFVDYPLSGSQIDVFAIERTPSGTAIHLAVECRSGSQIVGVNDVAAFAVLVEGFRRQNEADVGVIVAESGFSRAAQQKAVAAGIRLVTLDQLERRAVGDTGLPSAARLAILTARQLRQQFLSTVRSAEPLTTFDVDDLLLQVTKVLEQLQEAIETTQQLPTAAPGVRRAVSTLLRVEDEAERCFDAARQLRSTTQRFDEAEHSSAPVLSELDHTAATAFRIREVEQARAHLAYRLRRLEETSYRAVATG; from the coding sequence GTGGCCGGCGCCGATACCAGCTGGTCTGCCTTCGAACAGCACGTCGCGAGTCTCTACCGAGAGACCGGCGCGGACGCGTTCGTGGACTATCCGCTGTCGGGCAGCCAGATCGACGTCTTCGCCATTGAGCGCACCCCATCGGGCACCGCCATACATCTGGCGGTCGAATGTCGTTCGGGTAGCCAAATCGTTGGGGTCAACGATGTTGCAGCGTTCGCCGTCCTCGTCGAGGGCTTCCGCCGGCAGAACGAAGCCGATGTCGGTGTCATTGTCGCGGAGAGTGGCTTCTCGCGCGCCGCTCAGCAAAAGGCAGTGGCCGCCGGCATCCGCCTGGTCACCCTGGACCAGCTCGAACGTCGAGCGGTCGGCGATACTGGTCTGCCGTCGGCTGCTCGTCTGGCGATCCTGACCGCTCGCCAGCTTCGTCAGCAGTTCCTGTCGACGGTCCGCTCGGCCGAGCCGCTGACGACCTTCGACGTGGATGACCTGTTGTTGCAAGTTACCAAGGTGCTGGAGCAACTGCAGGAGGCGATCGAGACCACCCAGCAGCTGCCCACAGCGGCACCGGGCGTTCGCCGCGCCGTCAGTACGCTGCTGAGGGTGGAGGACGAGGCTGAGCGCTGCTTTGACGCAGCCCGGCAGCTCCGGAGCACCACTCAGCGATTCGACGAAGCGGAGCATTCGAGCGCACCAGTGCTCAGTGAGCTTGACCACACGGCCGCAACGGCGTTTCGTATTCGAGAAGTCGAGCAGGCTCGTGCGCATTTGGCTTACCGCTTGCGAAGGCTCGAGGAGACCTCGTACCGCGCCGTGGCGACGGGGTGA
- a CDS encoding PIG-L deacetylase family protein yields MRVLAIGAHPDDVELGCGGALLRHAARGDEVHLLVMTVGELGDGGRAVRRAEQERAVERLGAARLHWGRFPDGAVPPDRRAISLVEQVLAEVRPELVYGHGPWDTHQDHRATSAAVLSCSRRVPKVLLYETLTTTRAFSPTHYVDVSAVLEAKLDLLGCHASQVEAGRVRTAAVRARAAVRGDEAGVAAAEAFQAERYVMTL; encoded by the coding sequence GTGCGCGTCCTCGCCATCGGCGCCCACCCCGACGACGTCGAGCTCGGGTGCGGCGGGGCGCTCCTGCGCCACGCGGCGAGGGGCGACGAGGTCCACCTGCTGGTCATGACCGTCGGCGAGCTGGGCGACGGCGGCCGGGCCGTGCGGCGCGCCGAGCAGGAGCGGGCGGTCGAGCGCCTGGGCGCCGCCCGCCTCCACTGGGGCCGCTTCCCCGACGGGGCCGTCCCGCCCGACCGCCGGGCCATCTCGCTCGTCGAGCAGGTGCTCGCCGAGGTCCGGCCCGAGCTCGTCTACGGGCACGGGCCCTGGGACACCCACCAGGACCACCGGGCGACGTCGGCCGCCGTCCTGTCCTGCTCCCGGCGCGTCCCGAAGGTGCTGCTCTACGAGACGCTGACGACGACGAGGGCGTTCTCGCCCACCCACTACGTGGACGTGAGCGCCGTGCTCGAGGCCAAGCTCGACCTCCTCGGCTGCCACGCCAGCCAGGTCGAGGCCGGCCGGGTGCGCACGGCGGCCGTGCGGGCCAGGGCCGCGGTGCGGGGCGACGAGGCCGGCGTCGCCGCGGCCGAGGCGTTCCAGGCCGAGCGCTACGTCATGACCCTGTAG
- a CDS encoding nuclear transport factor 2 family protein produces MAVADDLLDLEHRFWDASAAGWGDFYRRRCTPDAVFVFGPTGPIDLPACAAAIDGTTAPWTDVHLSGSLVVPLGEHAALLTYRASARREGDEAAADLYVSSAYVRDGEQGWRMAFHQQTPAA; encoded by the coding sequence ATGGCGGTCGCCGACGACCTGCTCGACCTCGAGCACCGCTTCTGGGACGCCAGCGCCGCGGGGTGGGGCGACTTCTACCGCCGGCGGTGCACGCCCGACGCCGTGTTCGTGTTCGGGCCGACCGGCCCGATCGACCTGCCCGCGTGCGCGGCGGCCATCGACGGGACGACGGCCCCGTGGACCGACGTGCACCTGTCCGGCTCCCTGGTCGTCCCCCTCGGCGAGCACGCCGCGCTGCTCACCTACCGGGCCTCGGCCCGGCGGGAGGGCGACGAGGCCGCCGCCGACCTCTACGTGTCGTCCGCCTACGTCAGGGACGGCGAGCAGGGCTGGCGCATGGCGTTCCACCAACAGACGCCCGCCGCCTGA